GAACTCTTCGGCAGCATCTGTCATATAGCCTTCAAATTCAGCAGCCTCTTTCAGTGTTTTCAGAATCTTCTCACTCTGCTGGTCATATTTGAAATCGGCCTTCTTCACCAGTTCCTTGAAATCATTGTAATCAGCATCCGTCACTACAAACTTTTCAGGAGCAGCTACAGTAGGATGCTTCAAGCAGTATTGAGTTGCATAGTCAAAAATCAGATTATCACGTACGAGATAGAACAAGATATTCGGGAGTTTTTCCTGCTTGACAGTAATATCAGGCATTACACCACCTCCGTCACGTACTTCACGTCCGGCAGCAGTATAGAATACGTTAGTCAGACTGTCGGGAATCGTTCCCACACTTCCATCTTCGTTCCGGTGCTTATAGTCGATCGCCTGCACACAACGTCCGCTTGGGATATAATATTTGGAAGTAGTCACTTTCATCATTCCTCCATAAGGTAAAGAACGGGGAACCTGTACAAGTCCCTTTCCAAATGTACGGTTACCAACAATAACGGCACGATCAAGGTCTTGCAATGAGCCCGACAGGATTTCTGAAGCAGAAGCCGTACCACTGTTTACCAATACGGCAATCGGAATATCCAGATCCAGCGGTTCACGCAAAGTCTTGTATGTGTTGCTTGCCTGTTTCGTCTTTCCCTTGGTGGTTACGATTACTTTTCCACGGGGCAGGAAATAATTGGCTATTTCCACTGCTTCATCCAACAGACCGCCACCGTTATTACGGAGGTCGATGACCAGAGAAGTAGCTCCCTGTTTCTTCAGATCCAGCAATGCTTTTTTGAAATCCTTGGAAGGGTTGCCGGAGAATGTGCTCAGGCTGATATATCCCACTTTATTATCCATCACGGTAGCATATGGGATGGCAGGGGTCTGAATAGATTCACGTACGATAGTAAACTCCATCGGGGTTTGTCCGCCTTTCTCATTAGGACGCTCCACTTTCAGTTTAAAGCTCGTACCCGCCTGTCCGCGCAACATCTGGCTGACTTCCGAATTATTCTTTCCAAGGAGATCTTTTCCGTCTATTTCCATCAGGATATCTCCCGCCTTCAGTCCCGCTTTGGCCGCCGGAGTTCCCTCGAACGGTTCGGCAATCATGGAACGTTTCAGCTTCGTATTATAGGTAATAAGAGAACCGATACCTCCAAAGCTTCCTTTCACCATCTGTTCCAGTTCGCTTTGATCTTCCTCCGGGTAATATTCTGTATAAGGATCCAGCGAGAAAAGCATATTGTCGATTCCTTCGCGAATGGTCTTGTTCGGATCAATGGTATCCACGTAGAACATATCCAGTTCTTTCACAATCGCATTAAATGTATCCAGATTCTTGGCAATCTGGAAATTGCGGTCGTCTCCACTCTTAAAACTAAAGAAAGCTACAGTAGCTATTACAGCCACCAAAACAAGAGCTATCCGCCTATTCAGCAATTTTTTCATATATCTTTCATTAAAATGAGACGTAAAAGTAACTCAAACCTTGGTTATTCCGCCAGAACCTTGTTAATATTTAACTTAATTTCATCCCAGCGCTCCGGAGAGATTGTTGTTCCAATCACCTGAATAACATTTCCCGAGAGAATAGAACCAATTTTTGCACATTTTTCGAGCGAGTATCCGCACGTCAGACCATACAGAAATCCGGCAGCGAAATAATCGCCTGCGCCGGTGGTATCCAGAACTTTTTCTACAGGAATAGCCGACACTTTAATTTCTTCCGTACCTTTACGGATATAAGATCCGTTTGCTCCAACTTTCACAATAGCAATGCTGCATTTCTTGGCTATCACTCTCAGAGCTTCCTCCGGTTCTTCGCCGGTAAATGCTTTCGCTTCTTCCTCGTTTGCAAAAACGATATCCACATACTTATTTATTAATAAGGAGAAAAATTCCAGATCATTCTCCACGATATTATAACTTGCCATGTCGAGACAGATTTGCAGGCCAGCCTCTTTAGCCAGTTCGATGGCATGAAGAATCATTTCGTGATCCTGAACAAGGTATCCTTCTATAAATAAGTATGCATATCCTTTGAACATCTCCAATGTCAGATCTTCAGCTTTCAAAGAAGCGGCCGCTCCCAGATAAGTACCAAAAGTACGCTCTCCATCCTGAGAAATAAAAGTGGATGCCACTCCCGAAGGAAGCTGTTCGGAGGTCAATAAATTGTCTTCAATATTATTTTTCTGCAGATTTTTCCGAAAAAAATCGCCATAATGATCATTTCCTACTTTTCCGATAAAACCTGTTCCGGCACCCAGACAAGCGAGTCCAAGTATGGCATTTCCTGCCGATCCGCCTGTTGCCAGATGCGTTTTCATTTGTGAAAATTTTGTGTTAATCTGCTGTAACTTAGCGTCATCGATGAGTTGCATGCTTCCCTTGGGTAATTCCAGTTCATCCAAGAGTGTATCGTCTTTCAGGGTTGCAAGTACGTCTATCAGGGCGTTGCCCAATCCTATTATTTTGTCCATTCTCAATATTTTTTTTGCAAAGATATTGCATATTTCAAAAAAACCTACTACTTTTGCATCGCAATTGAGAAAAACATTCTTCCTTAGCTCAGTCGGTTAGAGCATCTGACTGTTAATCAGAGGGTCCTTGGTTCAAGTCCAAGAGGAAGAGCAAAACTGAAATTCTTGATTGCAACATTCTTCCTTAGCTCAGTCGGTTAGAGCATCTGACTGTTAATCAGAGGGTCCTTGGTTCAAGTCCAAGAGGAAGAGCAAAAAGAGGTGTATCGAAAGATAGACCTCTTTTTTGTTTCTGCTCTTCTCCCCCCTGCTTCGAAAATAGAGGGTCAGTCCGAAAACCGAAACTCTCATCCCCTTCTTTTATTCACAAAAACATTCTTGTCTTTTGATGGTCTATAAAACTTTAAAGATTCAAAGGTTAACAATAAACTTTCCATCTGAATAAAGTAAGTTCTTTGGGTACATGAATTAATTCGTCCGGCTATAGGCATTCTTTCGTCCGCCTATAGCCGGACGAAAGTTTGCCTATAGGCAACGTTGCGTTTGCCCATAGGCGGACGAATTAATTTATGAAGAGAAAGTACTTATTTGTAGAACAGCAACAACATAATGTAAGCATTGGCATTCATTATAGTTTATATATTAAAGAGAGTCTTCGGGAAGACGACAAGCTACCCTATTCTGCCATAGCCAACGTCAACACACTAATCCGTACTCCTTCAATCTCTGCCAGCCGAGAAGCGCACGCTACGGTAGTCGCTCCAGTCGTCAACACATCATCTACTATTAATATATGCTTTCCTGCCAAATACTCCGAACGATGCAATTCGAAGATTCCATCTACATTCTCCCAACGTTCTAAAGCTGACTTTTGTGTTTGCGTTTCCGTATTCTTCCGGCGTATGATTGCTTCGGTATCCACCGGAATACCTGTTACGGCCATAATCCCGCGCGATATCCATTCACTTTGATTGTAGCCACGTATCTGCTGTTTCTTCTTATGCAAAGGGATGGGAATGATTACATCAACTCCATGAAAGAAGTCGGAAGCCTGCAATTCGGATGCCATATATCGTCCCATAATAGCACCAATTTCTTTTTGTCCTCCATATTTGAGTTGGTGGAGAACTTGCCGAAAATCACTTCCTTTGCGATAAAAGAAAAAAGAAGTGGCACGTTCCAGAGGAAACTTACCCCAAAAGAGTTTTTCTACCGGATTGTCTTTCCGAAGATGATAATCGGTACGAGGCAAGTTTATATTGCACATGGTGCAAATACACTCTTCTCCTTTAGCCAACGATCCGCCACAAACGACGCAGCAACGGGGAAACCAAAGGGACAAAAAAGAATAAAGCCAATCTTTTATAAGTAATGTGTGTTTCATAGTAGTAGCTATTTATACAATCGCAGCAGTCTTACATATCCAACGGAGGAACTTCTGCTAAGAGTTTCAAAAATAAAGGATGCAGGTATCCATTGGTTGCAATAATATGATGACCTTCTATAAAATGGTCGTCACCATAGAAATTAGTCACGCGACCGCCTGCTTCCAACACAATCAGGGCAGCCGCCGAATAATCCCACTTACCGATAAACGCTTCGGCCCATGCATCAAAACGACCATTAGCTATATAACAGATTGCAGCCGCAGCCGAACCGTTCATGCGAATGCCTCCCACGGCTCCATAAAGGTTATCAATCAGATGGAGAGCCGTCGGTTTATACTGATCATAATTATAAGGTAATTCAGTAAACACAAATGCATTCTTGATATCCCGGACATCCGAAACATGAATTTCCTCACCATTCATGAAAGCCTTTCCTCCTTTCCAGGCATAGAAACATTCATTCCGGCAGACTTCATACACAACTCCCAAAAGCAATTCGGTACGACTGCGCAGAGCGATGCATACACAATAAGGAGCCTCATCATGAATATAATTCGTAGTTCCGTCCAACGGATCAATGACCCAGCAGTAAGGTTCGTCCTGATAAGTAGCAGAGCCTTCTTCCGTAATAAATCCTGCTTCGGGCAACAAGGCAGAAAGCGCTTTTACCAACCGTACTTCAGACTCTTTATCCACATACGACACATAATCATGCGCATGTTTTTCCATAACACGCTCACGACGGAAGTTTTTCCGCTCTTCTTTCAGAAAATGCCCAGCTTCGGTAGCTATGCGGCATACTTCAACTGTAAGTTGCTTTAAATCCAACATTTCATCTTTATTATTAAAAAGTACATCGAAGGTATAGCTTTTCTTATGAAAAACCATCCAAAATGAGTATTATTTTCAGATAGACTATCAAACATTCAATTTTCAAGGCAGAAAAACATTCAATCACATTATAATATATTTTTCTGATCTGAGGAAATGAGAATTCCCTGCAATTTTCAGAACAGGCCCGGCCTCTTCCCACAAATATACGCAACAAAGAGCTACAGAAAACACAAAGTGACAGAATGCCAGATTTGCTTTTTACATAAAAATTCCCGAATATTGCAATCTAATACTAATGCAAAGAGTTCCCTATGAAAAGAGTAGATTCCGTTATATCCCTGATATACTCGTTATCTAAATCAGAAAAGAAGCACTTCTCCCTACAGGTTATCAAGGACAAGGAGGAAAAAGACTATCTGGTGATTTATGATATTATCATAAAGAGTAAACAACCGAATGGAAATACTGTAAAAGAGGAATTTTACAGACGCAAGCCCAATGGCTCATTTGAAGTATCCATTCAATACTTATATGAAAAGCTGACGGATACGTTACTCACCCTGCGTAAAAAGAAAGATATCTATTACGATCTGCTGAATAATTTGTGCAAAGCCCGAATGCTTTATGAACGTTCTCTGTTTGAAGAGTGTTTCGAAATACTATCCAATACAATAGAACAAGCACAATTCTATGAGAACAACGAAATTCTGACGATAGCTTTGAAGCTGGAACTGGAATATCTGCTCCGTCTGAACTTTCCCAACATGACAGAACAGGAGCTTTTTCACAAACACTTCATCCAAAATGAAGCTTTGAAAAAGATTCGGAAAATCACAGAGCAATCTTCATTACACAACTTATTGAAATATCGTTTATCTCATATTGGCTCCATCAGAACAGTAAAGCAAAAACAGGATATGAATGACCTTATGGTCAACGAACTTTATATAGCCGCTTCTTCAGACTCCGAAGGTAATTTTGAATTAACACGAAACCATAAACTTTTTCAGGCTAATTACCTGATGGGAGCAGGC
This sequence is a window from Bacteroides thetaiotaomicron VPI-5482. Protein-coding genes within it:
- a CDS encoding S41 family peptidase, coding for MKKLLNRRIALVLVAVIATVAFFSFKSGDDRNFQIAKNLDTFNAIVKELDMFYVDTIDPNKTIREGIDNMLFSLDPYTEYYPEEDQSELEQMVKGSFGGIGSLITYNTKLKRSMIAEPFEGTPAAKAGLKAGDILMEIDGKDLLGKNNSEVSQMLRGQAGTSFKLKVERPNEKGGQTPMEFTIVRESIQTPAIPYATVMDNKVGYISLSTFSGNPSKDFKKALLDLKKQGATSLVIDLRNNGGGLLDEAVEIANYFLPRGKVIVTTKGKTKQASNTYKTLREPLDLDIPIAVLVNSGTASASEILSGSLQDLDRAVIVGNRTFGKGLVQVPRSLPYGGMMKVTTSKYYIPSGRCVQAIDYKHRNEDGSVGTIPDSLTNVFYTAAGREVRDGGGVMPDITVKQEKLPNILFYLVRDNLIFDYATQYCLKHPTVAAPEKFVVTDADYNDFKELVKKADFKYDQQSEKILKTLKEAAEFEGYMTDAAEEFKALEKKLNHNLDRDLDYFSKDIKRMIANEIIKRYYFQRGGIIEQLKDDDDLQEAIKVLNDPAKYKEMLSAPITKAEKK
- a CDS encoding adenosine kinase; its protein translation is MDKIIGLGNALIDVLATLKDDTLLDELELPKGSMQLIDDAKLQQINTKFSQMKTHLATGGSAGNAILGLACLGAGTGFIGKVGNDHYGDFFRKNLQKNNIEDNLLTSEQLPSGVASTFISQDGERTFGTYLGAAASLKAEDLTLEMFKGYAYLFIEGYLVQDHEMILHAIELAKEAGLQICLDMASYNIVENDLEFFSLLINKYVDIVFANEEEAKAFTGEEPEEALRVIAKKCSIAIVKVGANGSYIRKGTEEIKVSAIPVEKVLDTTGAGDYFAAGFLYGLTCGYSLEKCAKIGSILSGNVIQVIGTTISPERWDEIKLNINKVLAE
- a CDS encoding ComF family protein, producing MKHTLLIKDWLYSFLSLWFPRCCVVCGGSLAKGEECICTMCNINLPRTDYHLRKDNPVEKLFWGKFPLERATSFFFYRKGSDFRQVLHQLKYGGQKEIGAIMGRYMASELQASDFFHGVDVIIPIPLHKKKQQIRGYNQSEWISRGIMAVTGIPVDTEAIIRRKNTETQTQKSALERWENVDGIFELHRSEYLAGKHILIVDDVLTTGATTVACASRLAEIEGVRISVLTLAMAE
- a CDS encoding inositol monophosphatase family protein — protein: MLDLKQLTVEVCRIATEAGHFLKEERKNFRRERVMEKHAHDYVSYVDKESEVRLVKALSALLPEAGFITEEGSATYQDEPYCWVIDPLDGTTNYIHDEAPYCVCIALRSRTELLLGVVYEVCRNECFYAWKGGKAFMNGEEIHVSDVRDIKNAFVFTELPYNYDQYKPTALHLIDNLYGAVGGIRMNGSAAAAICYIANGRFDAWAEAFIGKWDYSAAALIVLEAGGRVTNFYGDDHFIEGHHIIATNGYLHPLFLKLLAEVPPLDM